The Cygnus olor isolate bCygOlo1 chromosome 28, bCygOlo1.pri.v2, whole genome shotgun sequence genome segment GGCCTGGTGCTCATCCCCCCAGGCCCCACTCTTTGCCCCCCCGTCCCTGCTGCtcgcccccccagccccgctgctcgcccccccccagccccagcacggcaCCACGGCCTAGAGAAATACCAACTTTAATACCGCCCGCCGGTTCCTTTGGTTAtagcggggccggggcagggctgcGCTTTGGCTTCGGGGAACGAGGTGCATGCGGCAGGGCccggccaccccccccccccagcccccggggagGGTGCCCGGGAaggggctcggcggggcccggagggggctcggggccgtCGCCCCCCCACCTGGCTGCATTGCATAAGTGTGTGGGACCTGCGGGGTCAAGGCACAGTTAACACGTAAAGTGATCGGGTACATTCGGTGCGCGGCCGCCCGGCCTTGTGCTTGGGGAGCGCAGGGCCCAGCCCTGGGGTGGCCCCCGGCCGGACCCCCCCCTGGGGCTGGCGGGACGAGGGTCCGAGGGCCCGTGCCCCCCGTGGGTGAGCACGAGGGCGGCCGGCGGTCGCACCACGCTGCGGCGACACCGCCCGGGGCCAGGCTTTGGTTCGAGCTGAGCTGCTGTGCaaaggctggagctggggggaggcaggggcttTGGCAACGACAGCCCCCcgccctgcaggcagctcccaccACGCTGCCCCCGCGGCCGCCAGCTCCACGTGGcggagggggccggggccgtccccatccccaggcagtCCGAGCCCAGTCCCGGGCAGGGCACCCGGCTGCGAGTCCAAGCGCTCccccctggggcagggagcggggccgggggggggggggggcgcgcaCCGGGGCCCCCGGGCGCTCACAGTCTCCTTtccacaggctgctgcaggcacatCTCGCTGCCAGCCGAGATGATGGGCAGGTGATTGTCCATGTGGTAGCTGATGAGGTGGCTGACGCTCTCGAAGCGGTGGTCTTTTGTCCGCACCTGCGGGGAGCGGGAAGGGGCGCTCAGAAAACCGCAGCTGCCCCCAGGAGGACAAAGCCACGAGCCCCCCCTGCATTGCTCTGCCCGCTCCGTCCCCCAAATCCAGCCCCGAGGTGCCCCCCCGAGGGGCAGCGGGGAAGCCCAACGCCCTGGGGGCTCCCGTAACTTGCAGGGGGTGCGGGACCCCCGGGGCTTTGGGGTTGCAGGGACTCACCACTCCTTCGGGATCGACGAGCAGCAGGTGCTTGGGCTGCCCGCCCTGCAAACCGGTCAGCACGTACTGGCCCGGGGTGGTGGTGCTCTCCCGCACCAGGAAGTCTCCGTTCACTTTCAGCAGCTTCTCGGCCTCCTTGCGGTTCATCTTCCCGTGGTACCAGGGCTCCCGGCGCAGCTGCTCCTCCATGGAGGCCACCACCTGGGCCGGCGGCAGGCTCACCGGCACGGCGGGGGGGACGCGCAGGGCATCCTCAAAGGGCTCTGCGGGGAAAGGAGCGGGGCCGTCGCTCGCCTCGCACCCAGAGCAGACCCCACAGCCCGGGCACGACCGCGGCTGCCATCCCATTtggggggttggacccgacgatctctcgaggtcccttccagcccctacAATTCCGATCCCACTCACTCATGTCGAAAAGGTCCCGCTGGGCGCTGCCGTTGGCCGTCGCGGGGGCGCCGGCAGCTGACGCCTGGCGCGCCTTGTCCACGTTCTGCACGTTCACGTAGGACGGGTCATCAAACAGGTCCGTGCGGCCGGCCGCGCCTGCTGCAGCCGGgtatttctctctccctgctgcaaaGAGCACAAACAGTCAGCGGGGCTCCAGCCTGCCTTGGCCCCAGCACCAGCGCTCGATACTGGGGCGGTTCGGGGCGCAGGAGAGCAGGACGGGGACAGCCACGTCCCCCGCATTACCCTGGGCAGGAGCGTGCTGCTTCCGGGGGTCGTACTCCCCACCAGACGTCTGGCCGATGGGCTGCAGAGAGAGGCACACGGTGAGCGAGCCCAGGGGGTCCCGACATGCCCCCAGTCCCCACCCCGGGCTGCGAGAGGTGCTGGAGACGCACGCCGCGGGCTCTGTGCTGGAATAACCCCGAGCGAGCAGCCCACAGCTCCACCGGGGTCCCTCCGTCTCCCTCGTAATGCGGAATCTCCCCCCGAGCACCCCGCGGAGACGTGCCCCAAGCCTTACCAGCGTGGCCCCCAGGTGGTTGGGGGTCTGCGCAGCCCCCTCCCGCAGCCGCATGTCCACGACCCCCCCGATGGGAGGCTCCTTGCCGGGGAAGTCGTTGTAGTACTGGTGGTCTGGGGCtggttcctcctcctcctcatcccaGGCAGAGCCGTCGAACCCCGCCATCCTGGGGGGGGCACGGCGCAGCTCAGCAGCCGACAGCAGCCAGGGAAGCATCCCTGCGCCGCCACCGAGAGATGTGACGCCTCCCCTCCTACCTGTCGTGGGGCGTCACCAGCTTCGGGGGGTTCTTCAGGTACTGCTTGAAGCGCAGCTCGAAGGCCTGCCCGATGGTGCTGATCACGTCCTGCGCCAAGCCCTCAGGGCACTCCAGGATATGGCAGGCTGGGAAGGGAACAGCGGGGTGGGGGCGTGGAACCTCAGCGTTAAGTCCTCCACCCCTCGAACCCACCCTGTGCACCCCAGAGCTTCCCTGCGGGGGTCCCagtccccccctgccccaccgAGCTGCACCCAAACACCCACGAAATGGGGCTCTGGCCTCTGGGGTACCCGGCAGCGGTCTCACCTCTCTGGTTGACGGGATCTTTGGCAACGTAGGCGACGTACTCAGCGGTGTCCTGCGGGAGAGACGGAGCTGGTGAGACAGGGCTGCCGGGGACCACGGTGCCCCGAGACTTTAGGGACAGGGCAGCGGAGCCCTGTCCCGTGCCAGGGGTCAGGACCCAGCACGGACGGGGAGCCGCCGTACTCACCGGGTCTCCGCCAGAAGCGAAGGAGATGGACTGCATGTGATGGTTGGCAATGATCTGCAAGGCACAGGGGTCGTTGGCTGCGGCTCCTCAGCGCCCAGCCTCAGCTGGCACCTCCTGCCAGCCACGTtccccctggggctggggctcgcGAGCTCAGGGAGCCCTGGTTATGAGCCACAGGCCACCAGAGGAGGGCCGAGACACCCCCGGAGCTACCAAAAGCCAGGTCAAGGCCAGAAGCCTGGCTCCAGGCTGGCTGGAGATCCTGCAGAGTATCGCTCAGATCTCTTTGCCCCCAGCAAGGGGTGAGCCAGGCCCTTCGGACCAGGAGGAGGTGGGCGCTCAGCAAGGCCCTACACCCACCCAGAGGTCCCTGTGGAGGCTGGggacatccccccccccccccagcagggcccgGAGGGGACACAATGACCGCTGCTCGTTTGAAGCCAGCCGCCCGGCCCCTGGCCCCTTCCTGCTCTCACCTGCTTGCAGTCGGAGGCCATGAGGTTGAGGCTGCTGGTGGAGATGGTCAGGGTGATGGGCATGCCGGCGAACTTCAGGTTGCTCTTCCCCAGGATGGAGTTCAGGGAGCggccgcagggctgggggcagacGGCAGCGTTAGGAACGGGGCTCCTGGGCCCGGAGCCTCGTCCCCCAGCAGGGGCGGCCAGCTCGCCCTCCCCACGGGGGCGACGAGAGCCCCGGGTGCCTGGCCCAGCACCGGCGGCTGGGCTGAGGTCCAGCCCTCGGCCACGGGCAGCCCGAGCCCGCCGGCAGCTCTCCTGGCCCAgcctcaccttcctcctccGCACGGCTCCCTTGGCACCGGGCACAGCCTCGCACACCAGGCCGATCGCCTCCCTGCGGGGAGCGCAGCGGGATGTCAGTCTGGGCCCGGGGGCCCCCCCGCTTCgtccccccacccaccccagcacagggacgaggcggcggcggggcggctcTGCGCTCACCGCCACGTCCGCAGGGTGGAGGACGAGGGAATCAGCGCAGGAGGGACGGGGTTAAGCGAGGAACACAAAAAGGGAAGCCCTCGGGCAGCGCCGACTGGCTCCCGGACAAGGCTAGGGCAGGGGAAGAGCTCGGTTAATATTTGATGGGGTCGCAGGAGCGCTTCCTGCCTGGCCAAGCCCATTGACAGGCGCATCGATCCGCCGGGCAGCTGCCTCCCCCGCTGCAGACAGCCTGGCCACCACCTACGGATCCACCCCGGggcagccccaagccccccccagcccagcagagccccccccagcccagcagagccccctgcGCGGACGCAGGGCTCACCTGGTGACCTGGGTCCTGGTGTTGAAATCCAAAGCCCTCATGGACTGGAGGACTTCCACGCAGCCCATGTACTGGCAGGGGAGAGCGGGGTCAGCCCAGAAAGCCCCGAGCTTCGCCCCCCACGCAGCCCACgagcagggaggggacggggacaggtCCCCGCGCCACCCGCCACGCGGGGGTGACCCCCGCAGGACACCCACCGCCCACCTCCCACCCGCGAGCAGCGCGCCGGGAGCTCCCCAAAAGCCCGCCGTGCCCCTTCgtgccccgcagcccggccccggcacTCACCCTGACGTGGTAGGAGACCCCCGGGCCCATGACCTTGTCGTCCGGGTGCAGCCAGCCGCGCGTGGGCTTATTGACAAAGCTGCCGTGGCGGGTCCATTCATCGCCGCCCAGCTGGCCGCCTTCCACCCGCGTCTTCTTCCCGCAGCTCAGCTTGTTCATATCCTGGGAACAGACAGCGACA includes the following:
- the SHC1 gene encoding SHC-transforming protein 1 isoform X1, with product MDLLQKSKYSHLRNESVSSLEEAGGGGGAPASPVESLAGTRSLPGSLSSSSLSPMLPLGELSSESEDSPTTLCSFFPKMANLKLSNPANLLSLRGSSAGSLKEPGSPGEPGPAGTLAPAPGGAGGPDSAGPVAVCSQDMNKLSCGKKTRVEGGQLGGDEWTRHGSFVNKPTRGWLHPDDKVMGPGVSYHVRYMGCVEVLQSMRALDFNTRTQVTREAIGLVCEAVPGAKGAVRRRKPCGRSLNSILGKSNLKFAGMPITLTISTSSLNLMASDCKQIIANHHMQSISFASGGDPDTAEYVAYVAKDPVNQRACHILECPEGLAQDVISTIGQAFELRFKQYLKNPPKLVTPHDRMAGFDGSAWDEEEEEPAPDHQYYNDFPGKEPPIGGVVDMRLREGAAQTPNHLGATLPIGQTSGGEYDPRKQHAPAQAGREKYPAAAGAAGRTDLFDDPSYVNVQNVDKARQASAAGAPATANGSAQRDLFDMKPFEDALRVPPAVPVSLPPAQVVASMEEQLRREPWYHGKMNRKEAEKLLKVNGDFLVRESTTTPGQYVLTGLQGGQPKHLLLVDPEGVVRTKDHRFESVSHLISYHMDNHLPIISAGSEMCLQQPVERRL
- the SHC1 gene encoding SHC-transforming protein 1 isoform X3, with protein sequence MEYVDMNKLSCGKKTRVEGGQLGGDEWTRHGSFVNKPTRGWLHPDDKVMGPGVSYHVRYMGCVEVLQSMRALDFNTRTQVTREAIGLVCEAVPGAKGAVRRRKPCGRSLNSILGKSNLKFAGMPITLTISTSSLNLMASDCKQIIANHHMQSISFASGGDPDTAEYVAYVAKDPVNQRACHILECPEGLAQDVISTIGQAFELRFKQYLKNPPKLVTPHDRMAGFDGSAWDEEEEEPAPDHQYYNDFPGKEPPIGGVVDMRLREGAAQTPNHLGATLPIGQTSGGEYDPRKQHAPAQAGREKYPAAAGAAGRTDLFDDPSYVNVQNVDKARQASAAGAPATANGSAQRDLFDMKPFEDALRVPPAVPVSLPPAQVVASMEEQLRREPWYHGKMNRKEAEKLLKVNGDFLVRESTTTPGQYVLTGLQGGQPKHLLLVDPEGVVRTKDHRFESVSHLISYHMDNHLPIISAGSEMCLQQPVERRL
- the SHC1 gene encoding SHC-transforming protein 1 isoform X2; this translates as MEYVEDGGRGGLHRRCFRTEGVSGPPCAAEDMNKLSCGKKTRVEGGQLGGDEWTRHGSFVNKPTRGWLHPDDKVMGPGVSYHVRYMGCVEVLQSMRALDFNTRTQVTREAIGLVCEAVPGAKGAVRRRKPCGRSLNSILGKSNLKFAGMPITLTISTSSLNLMASDCKQIIANHHMQSISFASGGDPDTAEYVAYVAKDPVNQRACHILECPEGLAQDVISTIGQAFELRFKQYLKNPPKLVTPHDRMAGFDGSAWDEEEEEPAPDHQYYNDFPGKEPPIGGVVDMRLREGAAQTPNHLGATLPIGQTSGGEYDPRKQHAPAQAGREKYPAAAGAAGRTDLFDDPSYVNVQNVDKARQASAAGAPATANGSAQRDLFDMKPFEDALRVPPAVPVSLPPAQVVASMEEQLRREPWYHGKMNRKEAEKLLKVNGDFLVRESTTTPGQYVLTGLQGGQPKHLLLVDPEGVVRTKDHRFESVSHLISYHMDNHLPIISAGSEMCLQQPVERRL
- the SHC1 gene encoding SHC-transforming protein 1 isoform X4; its protein translation is MNKLSCGKKTRVEGGQLGGDEWTRHGSFVNKPTRGWLHPDDKVMGPGVSYHVRYMGCVEVLQSMRALDFNTRTQVTREAIGLVCEAVPGAKGAVRRRKPCGRSLNSILGKSNLKFAGMPITLTISTSSLNLMASDCKQIIANHHMQSISFASGGDPDTAEYVAYVAKDPVNQRACHILECPEGLAQDVISTIGQAFELRFKQYLKNPPKLVTPHDRMAGFDGSAWDEEEEEPAPDHQYYNDFPGKEPPIGGVVDMRLREGAAQTPNHLGATLPIGQTSGGEYDPRKQHAPAQAGREKYPAAAGAAGRTDLFDDPSYVNVQNVDKARQASAAGAPATANGSAQRDLFDMKPFEDALRVPPAVPVSLPPAQVVASMEEQLRREPWYHGKMNRKEAEKLLKVNGDFLVRESTTTPGQYVLTGLQGGQPKHLLLVDPEGVVRTKDHRFESVSHLISYHMDNHLPIISAGSEMCLQQPVERRL